One segment of Pseudomonas sp. FP2196 DNA contains the following:
- a CDS encoding YgdI/YgdR family lipoprotein yields the protein MTQRTLATFMLALGLATLAGCSSPTVITLNDGREIQAVDTPQYDDDSGFYEFKQLDGKETRINKDQVRTVKEL from the coding sequence ATGACTCAACGGACCCTCGCCACTTTCATGCTCGCACTGGGCCTAGCTACCCTCGCCGGTTGCTCGTCGCCAACAGTGATCACCTTGAATGACGGTCGCGAAATCCAGGCCGTCGACACCCCGCAATACGATGATGATTCGGGCTTTTACGAGTTCAAACAGCTCGACGGCAAAGAAACCCGCATCAACAAGGATCAGGTTCGTACCGTTAAAGAGCTGTAA
- a CDS encoding pseudouridine synthase: MSTSTFSAAQNQASTLYLPPGTWLTVLDCLCEHFSAIGREQWLDRIARGRVLDGQGQPIALDLSYKEGLRIHYFREVPDEKPIPVVESILYADEHLVVADKPHFLPVTPAGEYVEQTLLRRLIRRLDNPHLVPLHRIDRHTAGLVIFSANPQTRSAYQSLFPTRQIDKRYEAIAPALPQLDFPLVHKSRLVDGEPFFRMQEGTGASNTETAVEVREKNGELWRYGLFPVTGKKHQLRVHMTALGASICNDPFYPDVLKDAEDDYANPLKLLAQGLRFIDPVTGEEREFESRLTLQW, encoded by the coding sequence ATGTCCACATCAACATTTTCCGCTGCACAGAATCAGGCCAGCACACTGTATCTGCCGCCGGGTACTTGGCTGACCGTACTTGATTGTTTGTGCGAGCATTTCAGTGCCATTGGGCGCGAGCAGTGGCTTGACCGGATTGCTCGGGGGCGGGTGCTGGATGGCCAAGGTCAGCCGATTGCGTTGGACTTGTCCTACAAGGAAGGCCTGCGGATTCACTACTTTCGCGAAGTGCCGGACGAAAAACCGATACCGGTGGTCGAGTCGATTCTTTACGCCGACGAACATCTGGTGGTGGCTGACAAACCTCACTTTCTCCCGGTGACCCCGGCCGGCGAGTATGTCGAACAAACCTTGTTGCGCAGGCTGATTCGTCGGCTGGACAATCCTCATCTGGTGCCGCTGCACCGGATCGACCGGCATACGGCGGGGCTGGTGATCTTCTCGGCTAATCCGCAAACCCGTTCCGCGTATCAGTCGCTGTTCCCGACACGGCAGATCGACAAGCGCTATGAAGCCATTGCTCCGGCATTGCCCCAACTGGATTTCCCTTTGGTACACAAAAGCCGTTTGGTTGATGGCGAGCCGTTTTTTCGCATGCAGGAAGGGACGGGCGCCAGCAATACAGAAACAGCTGTAGAGGTTCGGGAAAAAAACGGTGAGCTGTGGCGTTATGGCTTGTTTCCGGTGACGGGCAAGAAGCATCAGTTGCGTGTTCACATGACCGCGCTGGGGGCGAGCATCTGCAACGATCCGTTCTACCCGGATGTGTTGAAAGATGCCGAAGATGATTACGCCAACCCGCTGAAGCTACTGGCGCAAGGACTACGCTTCATCGACCCGGTAACTGGAGAGGAACGCGAATTCGAAAGTCGCCTCACCCTGCAGTGGTGA
- a CDS encoding monovalent cation:proton antiporter-2 (CPA2) family protein, protein MFANLLIILASSLVMIALFRRLRLPPVLGYLCVGLLVGPTAFNWVNESENLPDVAELGVVFLLFSLGLEFSLSKMIALRKVVFRLGSQQVLISTAILGSLLMLLGMPLTPALLLGAGLSLSSTAIVTKELSSLGEVFSSHGQNAVGVLLFQDVVAVLLLTLVPVFAGSSDQVWYWALPLTLAKTVVLFFGLLFASRWLLPRLFHEVAASRSAELFVLLALVIVLLTAWLTHLLGLSPALGAFLAGMLLGESHYRHQIEADIRPFRDILLGVFFVSIGMLIDLQLFISHSLLIIGLTLGLLVIKGIVVALLVKWRGSDSETAWRSGLALAQGGEFCFALMAQMQQNQMLPAKLGALLLAATFCSMLLTPLLLRAAPRIAASLHRKPNEEAQIDEISALNADLNKHVVICGYGRVGQSIGRILSNAKQPYIALDNDPIRIQEAAIAESNVHYGDCSRSDLLLAVGLLRARLLVIAVDQGDVALHILKEARHLNDQVPILVRTRDDSQLAELKAAGATEVVPELLESSLMLGSHALIMLGLPAHQVQERVDQVRSDRYRLLHGFYPGANDEET, encoded by the coding sequence GTGTTTGCCAACCTGCTCATCATCCTCGCCTCGTCCCTCGTGATGATTGCCCTGTTCCGTCGTCTGCGGCTACCACCGGTATTGGGTTACCTGTGCGTGGGATTGCTGGTCGGGCCAACGGCATTCAACTGGGTCAACGAAAGTGAAAACCTGCCCGACGTGGCTGAGTTGGGCGTGGTGTTTCTGCTGTTTTCGCTGGGTCTGGAGTTTTCCCTGTCGAAAATGATTGCGCTGCGCAAAGTGGTTTTTCGCCTGGGCAGCCAGCAAGTGCTGATCAGCACGGCAATACTGGGATCGCTGTTGATGCTGCTGGGGATGCCCCTGACCCCGGCATTGTTGCTTGGCGCCGGCCTGTCGTTGTCGTCGACGGCGATCGTCACCAAGGAATTAAGCAGTCTTGGCGAGGTGTTCAGCAGCCACGGCCAGAACGCCGTCGGTGTTTTGCTGTTCCAGGATGTGGTCGCAGTACTGCTGCTGACGCTTGTGCCCGTGTTTGCCGGAAGCAGTGATCAGGTCTGGTATTGGGCATTGCCGTTGACCTTGGCGAAAACCGTGGTGCTGTTTTTTGGCCTGTTGTTCGCCAGTCGCTGGTTGCTGCCTCGGCTGTTCCATGAGGTGGCCGCTTCACGCTCGGCAGAGTTGTTCGTGCTGCTGGCATTGGTGATTGTGTTATTGACCGCATGGCTGACCCACCTGCTCGGCCTGTCCCCGGCCCTTGGCGCATTTCTGGCCGGCATGTTGCTCGGCGAAAGCCACTACCGGCATCAGATCGAGGCCGATATCCGGCCCTTTCGCGACATTCTGCTCGGGGTGTTTTTTGTCAGCATTGGCATGTTGATTGACCTGCAGCTATTCATCAGCCACAGCCTGCTGATCATCGGCCTCACGCTCGGTTTACTGGTGATCAAAGGCATCGTGGTGGCGCTGCTCGTGAAGTGGCGCGGCAGCGACAGTGAAACGGCGTGGCGCAGCGGTCTGGCGCTCGCTCAGGGCGGCGAGTTCTGCTTTGCCTTGATGGCGCAGATGCAGCAGAACCAGATGCTGCCAGCCAAGCTCGGTGCGCTTTTGCTCGCAGCGACTTTTTGCTCGATGCTGTTGACCCCATTGCTGCTACGCGCGGCACCGAGAATCGCCGCCAGCCTGCATCGCAAACCCAATGAGGAGGCTCAGATCGACGAGATCAGCGCACTCAACGCCGACCTCAACAAACACGTAGTGATATGCGGCTACGGCCGCGTTGGCCAGTCCATTGGCCGTATCCTGAGCAATGCCAAGCAACCTTACATCGCGCTGGACAACGATCCCATACGTATCCAGGAGGCAGCCATCGCGGAAAGCAACGTGCATTACGGCGACTGCTCGCGCAGCGATCTGTTGCTCGCCGTCGGCCTGTTACGAGCAAGGCTGCTGGTGATTGCCGTGGATCAAGGCGACGTCGCCCTGCATATCCTCAAGGAAGCACGCCATCTCAATGATCAGGTGCCGATTCTGGTGCGCACCCGTGATGACAGCCAATTGGCAGAACTGAAAGCCGCCGGCGCCACCGAAGTGGTACCGGAACTGTTGGAATCAAGCTTGATGCTCGGCTCTCACGCCTTGATCATGCTGGGTCTGCCGGCGCATCAAGTACAGGAGAGAGTCGATCAGGTGCGCAGTGATCGTTATCGCCTGCTGCACGGGTTTTATCCGGGAGCCAACGATGAGGAGACCTAG
- a CDS encoding transcriptional regulator, whose translation MVNVEQLKNSVNRMSVDVVREAVLELRLDGLVTEGKTPFNKLHFNTCFAEIEALFQRAGYHKQLDVVGYQGLLYALYDPGRWEAVDVLRWLKEFTEAAALKSIPA comes from the coding sequence GTGGTCAATGTCGAGCAGTTGAAGAACAGCGTGAACCGGATGTCGGTTGACGTGGTGCGCGAGGCCGTTCTCGAATTGCGCCTGGACGGGTTGGTCACGGAGGGCAAGACGCCATTCAACAAACTGCATTTCAATACCTGTTTTGCCGAGATCGAAGCCCTGTTTCAGCGCGCCGGTTATCACAAACAGTTGGACGTGGTCGGTTATCAGGGTTTGCTTTACGCCTTGTACGACCCGGGCCGCTGGGAGGCGGTTGACGTGTTGCGCTGGCTCAAGGAATTCACCGAGGCGGCGGCGCTCAAATCGATTCCCGCCTGA
- the yegS gene encoding lipid kinase YegS → MSERRALLILHGKQALNEAVRTAVEDKRKQGWELAVRLTWEAGDAQRWVEQALAEGYRKIIAGGGDGTLRDIAEALAAHPGKASLVLLPLGTANDFSRAAGVPLEPAEALELLDAPARDIDLGEVGGQIFLNMATGGFGSQVTANTSEDLKKVLGGAAYLFTGLSRFSELHAAYGELQGPDFHWSGELLALGIGNGRQAGGGHVLCPQALADDGLLDVSILPAPQELVGTLKSLLSDGFGIDNMFVRTRLPWVEIKVAEGLYINLDGEPLEGESMRFEARPAALQVHLPKDSPLLTVKQPLSRPD, encoded by the coding sequence ATGAGTGAACGCCGGGCACTGTTGATTCTGCATGGCAAACAGGCACTCAACGAGGCGGTTCGCACCGCGGTCGAGGACAAGCGCAAGCAAGGCTGGGAATTGGCAGTGCGTCTGACCTGGGAGGCAGGCGATGCCCAGCGATGGGTGGAGCAAGCGCTGGCGGAAGGCTATCGGAAGATCATTGCCGGTGGCGGAGACGGCACTTTGCGCGATATCGCCGAAGCTCTCGCGGCGCATCCGGGAAAAGCCAGTCTGGTACTTTTGCCCTTGGGGACGGCCAACGATTTTTCCCGCGCAGCGGGAGTTCCGCTGGAGCCGGCCGAGGCGCTTGAGCTTCTCGATGCACCAGCGCGTGATATTGATCTGGGTGAAGTGGGCGGGCAGATTTTTCTCAACATGGCCACTGGTGGTTTTGGCAGTCAGGTCACGGCCAATACTTCAGAGGATCTGAAGAAAGTGCTGGGCGGTGCGGCTTATCTTTTCACCGGTCTGTCACGATTCAGCGAGTTGCATGCCGCATATGGCGAGCTGCAGGGACCGGATTTTCACTGGAGCGGTGAGCTGCTGGCATTGGGGATCGGCAATGGTCGCCAGGCGGGAGGCGGGCATGTGCTGTGTCCGCAGGCACTGGCCGACGACGGATTACTGGATGTCAGCATTTTGCCGGCTCCACAGGAGCTGGTCGGCACGTTGAAGAGTCTGCTTAGCGACGGTTTTGGCATCGACAACATGTTTGTGCGAACCCGGTTGCCGTGGGTCGAAATCAAGGTCGCCGAGGGGCTGTACATTAATCTTGATGGTGAACCGCTGGAAGGCGAAAGCATGCGATTCGAGGCAAGGCCTGCGGCGTTGCAGGTGCACCTGCCGAAGGACTCGCCTCTGTTGACCGTTAAGCAGCCTCTCAGTCGTCCAGACTGA
- a CDS encoding glutaredoxin family protein encodes MLPECQLFGTLGCHLCEVAEAMLMEFVERGLLVELVDIAEDESWFEAYSLRIPVLRRIDTGAELGWPFSADQVVAFLR; translated from the coding sequence ATGCTTCCTGAATGCCAGTTGTTCGGCACCCTCGGGTGCCATCTCTGTGAAGTCGCCGAGGCCATGTTGATGGAGTTCGTCGAGCGCGGGCTATTGGTCGAGCTGGTGGATATCGCTGAAGACGAATCGTGGTTCGAGGCATACAGTTTGCGCATTCCGGTGCTGCGCCGAATTGACACTGGAGCTGAACTGGGCTGGCCGTTCAGCGCTGATCAGGTCGTCGCATTCCTTCGGTAA
- the glp gene encoding gephyrin-like molybdotransferase Glp, translating to MNPVGKPGKTGSLMPVEVALARLLEMAEASPIVEHEYLPLAQVEGRVLAEDLVSTLDLPPWPNSAMDGYALNLSDWAGEPLPVSQKVFAGQSPEALKSGTCARIFTGAPIPPGANCVEMQENADVQSDGRVRFVEPLKIGQNIRPQGQETTVGELILPAGTRLGPIEQGLSASLGCAGLKVVRKVRVAVISTGDELVEPGQPLGPGQIYNSNRVLLCSWLLRLGCEVIDAGILPDDLATTRARLGELQNVDLILSTGGVSVGEADFLGIALREEGELALWKLAIKPGKPLTFGHFRNVPVIGLPGNPASTLVTFALLTRPYLLRRQGVRDVEPLKFPVPAGFTWPVAGNRREYLRGRLEQGRATIYRNQSSGVLRSAAWADGLVEVLEGRTLHAGDEVVFIPLSDLLG from the coding sequence GTGAATCCCGTGGGTAAGCCGGGCAAGACGGGCTCGTTGATGCCCGTCGAAGTGGCGCTGGCGCGACTGCTGGAAATGGCCGAGGCCTCGCCAATCGTCGAGCACGAATATTTGCCACTGGCTCAGGTCGAGGGTCGGGTACTGGCCGAAGATCTGGTTTCGACCCTGGATCTGCCACCTTGGCCCAACAGTGCCATGGACGGATACGCCTTGAACCTCTCGGACTGGGCAGGCGAACCGCTGCCGGTCAGTCAAAAGGTGTTTGCCGGGCAGTCTCCGGAAGCTTTGAAATCCGGTACCTGTGCGCGAATCTTCACGGGGGCGCCGATACCACCCGGTGCCAATTGCGTGGAAATGCAGGAAAACGCTGACGTTCAGTCCGATGGACGCGTGCGTTTCGTTGAGCCTCTGAAAATCGGGCAGAACATTCGCCCGCAAGGCCAGGAAACAACCGTCGGGGAACTGATACTTCCCGCCGGAACGCGACTTGGTCCGATTGAACAAGGCTTGTCCGCGTCGCTGGGCTGCGCCGGGCTGAAAGTTGTGCGCAAGGTTCGAGTTGCGGTGATTTCTACTGGCGACGAACTGGTCGAACCGGGTCAGCCATTGGGGCCGGGGCAGATTTACAACAGTAATCGGGTGTTGCTGTGCAGCTGGTTACTGCGTCTTGGCTGTGAAGTGATCGACGCTGGCATTCTTCCTGATGACCTTGCTACCACCCGTGCCCGGCTCGGTGAGTTGCAGAATGTTGATCTGATCCTTTCCACCGGTGGTGTATCAGTAGGTGAAGCGGATTTTCTGGGTATTGCCCTGCGAGAAGAGGGCGAACTGGCCCTTTGGAAACTGGCCATCAAGCCCGGAAAACCGCTGACATTCGGACATTTCCGCAATGTGCCGGTCATCGGCTTGCCTGGTAACCCGGCGTCCACGTTGGTGACCTTTGCTCTGCTGACTCGCCCCTACCTGTTGCGCCGGCAGGGTGTACGGGATGTCGAGCCTCTGAAGTTCCCGGTGCCGGCAGGCTTCACTTGGCCGGTGGCCGGCAATCGCCGTGAATACCTGCGTGGGCGTCTCGAGCAAGGGCGAGCGACGATCTATCGCAACCAGAGTTCCGGTGTGCTGCGCAGTGCTGCGTGGGCAGATGGATTGGTTGAAGTGCTGGAAGGCCGCACTCTACATGCAGGGGATGAGGTCGTTTTCATTCCACTGAGTGATCTACTGGGCTGA
- a CDS encoding phage holin family protein, protein MSIGESGPAAGTTSSTRRLGAAVLGLLHSHVELFGIELQEQKARTVSLLLFAGLALVFALLLLVGLSTLVLIVFWDTYRLPAIIGLCVFYTLAAAFCGVRLKAAVFDESSPFHGTLEELANDRERLLP, encoded by the coding sequence ATGTCGATCGGTGAATCCGGCCCGGCTGCGGGCACCACTTCCTCCACGCGGCGCCTGGGCGCCGCTGTCCTTGGCTTGCTGCACAGTCATGTCGAATTGTTCGGCATCGAATTGCAGGAGCAGAAAGCACGTACCGTCAGCCTGTTGCTGTTCGCAGGCTTGGCCTTGGTGTTTGCCCTTCTGTTGCTGGTTGGTTTGTCGACGTTGGTGTTGATCGTGTTCTGGGACACCTATCGTCTGCCCGCGATCATCGGTCTGTGCGTGTTCTACACACTGGCGGCCGCGTTCTGCGGGGTGCGCCTGAAGGCTGCGGTCTTCGATGAATCCTCGCCTTTCCACGGCACGCTCGAAGAGCTGGCCAACGACCGGGAGCGTCTGCTGCCATGA
- the mobA gene encoding molybdenum cofactor guanylyltransferase MobA, whose product MTFDTQLPPCSILLLAGGRGQRMGGQDKGLVEWLGEPLIAHLQRKTRPLTDDLIISCNRNRERYAPFADQLVVDDEDDFPGPLAGIRAGLRAARHSHLLVLPCDVPRIDGALLQSMRETANLHNDKPLMLRHDEHWEPLLCVIPVALLPAFEDAWNAGERSPGRVMRNLGATALHCPDNDPRLANLNTPDLLNAHNTVSD is encoded by the coding sequence ATGACCTTTGACACGCAACTGCCGCCCTGCTCTATCTTGCTTTTGGCGGGTGGACGCGGGCAGCGCATGGGCGGTCAGGACAAAGGTCTGGTGGAGTGGCTGGGCGAGCCGTTGATTGCGCATTTACAGCGCAAGACCCGTCCGCTCACCGATGACCTGATCATCTCCTGCAACCGTAATCGTGAGCGTTACGCGCCGTTCGCCGATCAATTGGTGGTGGATGACGAGGACGACTTTCCCGGTCCGTTGGCCGGTATTCGCGCCGGCCTGAGAGCCGCACGCCATTCGCATCTGTTGGTATTGCCCTGCGATGTCCCGCGTATTGATGGTGCGTTGCTACAAAGCATGCGCGAGACCGCGAATCTGCATAATGATAAACCTTTAATGTTGCGCCATGACGAGCACTGGGAACCGTTGTTGTGCGTGATCCCGGTCGCCCTTTTACCGGCATTCGAAGATGCCTGGAATGCAGGGGAGCGTAGCCCCGGCCGGGTCATGCGCAATCTCGGCGCCACCGCGCTGCACTGTCCCGACAACGATCCACGGCTAGCCAACCTGAACACCCCCGACCTGTTAAATGCGCACAACACTGTGTCAGACTGA
- a CDS encoding ammonium transporter: MENLQSAVETLVHSSNTLFILIGAVMVLAMHAGFAFLEVGTVRQKNQVNALSKILSDFAVSTLAYFFIGYWISYGVTFMQPAAVLSADHGYGLVKFFFLLTFAAAIPAIISGGIAERARFVPQLCATALIVAFIYPFFEGMIWNGNYGLQAWLTAQFGAAFHDFAGSVVVHAMGGWLALAAVLLLGPRNGRYRDGRLVAFAPSSIPFLALGSWILIVGWFGFNVMSAQTLQGVSGLVAVNSLMAMVGGTVAALIVGRNDPGFLHNGPLAGLVAICAGSDLMHPVGALVTGAIAGALFVWCFTAAQVKWRIDDVLGVWPLHGLCGVWGGIACGIFGQTALGGLGGVSLISQVIGTALGVVVALVGGFVVYGVIKALHGLRLSQEQEYYGADLSLHKIGAVSQD; the protein is encoded by the coding sequence ATGGAAAATCTGCAAAGCGCTGTGGAGACGTTGGTTCACAGCTCCAATACGTTGTTCATTCTGATCGGTGCTGTGATGGTGCTGGCGATGCACGCCGGTTTCGCATTTCTGGAAGTCGGTACGGTGCGCCAGAAAAACCAGGTCAACGCGCTGTCAAAGATCCTCAGCGATTTTGCCGTCTCGACCCTGGCCTATTTCTTTATAGGCTACTGGATCTCCTACGGCGTGACATTCATGCAGCCGGCGGCGGTGCTGAGTGCCGATCATGGCTATGGGCTGGTGAAGTTTTTCTTCCTGCTGACCTTTGCCGCAGCGATCCCGGCGATCATTTCCGGCGGCATTGCCGAGCGGGCGCGCTTCGTTCCTCAGTTGTGTGCCACAGCGCTGATCGTGGCGTTCATTTATCCGTTTTTCGAAGGGATGATCTGGAACGGCAACTATGGCCTGCAAGCCTGGTTGACGGCGCAGTTTGGTGCGGCTTTCCATGATTTCGCCGGCTCCGTGGTGGTACATGCCATGGGCGGCTGGCTGGCGCTGGCGGCGGTGCTGCTGCTTGGCCCGCGCAATGGGCGTTATCGCGATGGTCGACTGGTCGCGTTCGCTCCGTCGAGCATTCCGTTTCTGGCTCTTGGCTCGTGGATTCTGATTGTCGGCTGGTTCGGCTTCAACGTAATGAGCGCACAGACGCTGCAGGGTGTCAGCGGACTGGTGGCAGTCAACTCGTTGATGGCGATGGTTGGTGGCACAGTGGCGGCGTTGATCGTCGGGCGCAATGACCCGGGCTTTCTGCACAACGGCCCGTTGGCCGGGTTGGTGGCGATCTGCGCAGGTTCTGATCTGATGCATCCGGTCGGCGCACTGGTGACCGGCGCCATTGCTGGTGCACTGTTCGTCTGGTGTTTTACCGCCGCGCAGGTCAAATGGCGCATCGACGACGTCTTGGGCGTGTGGCCGTTGCACGGATTGTGCGGCGTGTGGGGCGGGATTGCCTGCGGGATTTTCGGCCAGACCGCGCTTGGCGGTCTGGGCGGTGTCAGCCTGATCAGTCAGGTGATCGGCACCGCGTTGGGCGTCGTTGTGGCGCTGGTTGGCGGCTTCGTCGTGTACGGCGTGATCAAGGCGCTGCACGGTCTGCGGCTCAGTCAGGAGCAAGAGTATTACGGCGCCGACCTGTCGCTGCACAAGATTGGCGCCGTGAGTCAGGACTAG
- a CDS encoding YqjD family protein encodes MASIKAKTAQEILMNDFQTLVADTERLLEHTATLAGDQADELREQIHDSLLRARETLKLTEDTLRERGQAAVTATEDYVSSNPWQSVGIAAGVGFLIGLLATRR; translated from the coding sequence ATGGCCAGCATCAAGGCAAAGACTGCTCAAGAAATCCTGATGAACGACTTCCAGACATTGGTCGCCGACACCGAACGGTTGCTCGAGCACACCGCCACTCTGGCCGGCGATCAGGCTGATGAGCTGCGTGAACAGATCCACGACAGCCTGCTGCGTGCACGGGAAACCCTGAAGCTGACCGAAGACACCCTGCGCGAACGCGGTCAGGCGGCGGTCACCGCCACTGAAGACTACGTGTCGTCCAACCCTTGGCAATCCGTCGGCATCGCTGCCGGTGTAGGTTTTCTGATCGGCCTGCTGGCTACTCGGCGCTGA
- a CDS encoding EAL domain-containing protein has product MIDGQPLACFQPFIDTATGRIAGVEALGRLRQSDGQLTSVGPLFADPRTPAMALRRLDRQIRDNALSRLHEAPTDWFLSLNMSPRWISRLRPDQALPSLKQLARHNVDPQRIVFEITELGGNSQRLAEVVARYREAGARIAIDDFGAGYSQLDRVLALQPDILKLDMRLFQAAALGGPSSDVVKALAQMAEKTGCWIIAEGVETEAQLNFALECGSRYVQGFLFARAQEAFFATDAFVHRFAELRQRYVQQKLAERGRLMQMRQQLSELMAILQKWAQARAPLSSLPHLEAFPWLLRFYQCDRHGTQLTPNLEWRHNGWIADNRYLGHNWSWRPYFYHLLAEGWDERRLTLSNTYRDATSNQYCLTAGQFFDNGERLLLIDIDAAGL; this is encoded by the coding sequence GTGATCGACGGGCAACCGCTCGCCTGTTTTCAGCCTTTCATCGATACCGCCACCGGACGCATCGCCGGCGTCGAAGCCTTGGGCCGCCTGCGCCAGAGCGATGGACAATTGACCTCGGTCGGGCCACTGTTCGCTGACCCGCGCACGCCGGCCATGGCCCTGCGCCGCCTCGACCGGCAGATCCGCGACAACGCCCTGAGCCGTCTGCATGAAGCCCCGACTGACTGGTTTCTCAGTCTCAATATGTCGCCGCGCTGGATCAGTCGCCTGCGCCCCGACCAGGCCCTGCCCAGCCTCAAGCAACTGGCACGACACAACGTTGATCCACAGCGCATTGTGTTCGAGATCACCGAACTGGGCGGCAATAGTCAACGTCTGGCCGAAGTGGTTGCGCGTTATCGCGAGGCCGGGGCGCGGATTGCCATTGATGATTTTGGCGCCGGATATTCGCAACTCGATCGGGTGCTGGCGCTGCAGCCGGACATCCTCAAGCTCGACATGCGACTGTTTCAGGCTGCCGCGTTGGGCGGGCCGAGCAGTGATGTGGTCAAGGCCCTCGCACAAATGGCCGAAAAAACCGGCTGCTGGATCATTGCCGAAGGGGTCGAAACCGAGGCGCAGCTGAATTTCGCTCTGGAATGCGGATCGCGCTACGTGCAGGGTTTCCTGTTCGCTCGGGCGCAGGAGGCGTTCTTTGCCACCGACGCCTTTGTGCATCGCTTTGCCGAGCTGCGCCAGCGATACGTTCAGCAGAAGCTCGCCGAGCGTGGGCGATTGATGCAGATGCGCCAGCAACTCAGTGAATTGATGGCGATCCTGCAAAAATGGGCGCAAGCCCGTGCGCCACTCAGTTCATTGCCGCACCTGGAGGCATTTCCATGGCTGCTGCGGTTTTATCAGTGCGACCGCCACGGCACGCAACTGACCCCCAATCTGGAATGGCGCCACAACGGCTGGATCGCCGACAACCGCTATCTGGGACACAACTGGTCGTGGCGTCCGTACTTCTATCATCTGTTGGCCGAAGGTTGGGACGAACGGCGTCTGACCCTCTCCAATACCTACCGAGATGCCACCAGCAATCAGTATTGCCTGACGGCCGGGCAGTTCTTCGACAATGGCGAACGCCTGCTGTTGATCGATATCGATGCAGCGGGATTGTAG
- the moaB gene encoding molybdenum cofactor biosynthesis protein B, which translates to MKAKADVPFVPLNIAVLTVSDTRTLETDTSGQVFVDRLAAAGHNLAARVLLKDDLYKIRAQVANWIADDVVQVVLITGGTGFTGRDSTPEAVTCLLDKQVDGFGELFRQISVADIGTSTVQSRALAGLANGTLVCCLPGSNNAVRTGWDGILGEQLDARHRPCNFVPHLKQAAPCESRG; encoded by the coding sequence ATGAAAGCCAAGGCTGATGTACCTTTCGTGCCGCTCAATATTGCGGTTCTGACTGTCAGCGATACCCGAACCCTGGAAACCGACACTTCAGGCCAAGTCTTCGTCGACCGCCTCGCGGCCGCCGGCCACAATCTGGCAGCGCGGGTCCTGCTCAAAGATGACCTCTACAAAATTCGCGCGCAAGTCGCCAACTGGATTGCCGACGATGTCGTACAGGTGGTGCTGATCACCGGTGGCACCGGCTTCACTGGCCGCGACAGCACCCCTGAAGCCGTCACGTGTCTGCTCGACAAGCAAGTGGATGGGTTTGGGGAGTTGTTCCGGCAGATATCGGTGGCCGATATCGGCACCTCGACCGTGCAATCCCGGGCGCTGGCCGGTCTGGCCAATGGCACGCTGGTTTGCTGCTTGCCGGGTTCGAACAATGCCGTGCGTACGGGGTGGGATGGGATTCTGGGTGAGCAACTGGATGCTCGTCACCGTCCGTGCAATTTCGTTCCTCATCTGAAACAGGCAGCGCCTTGTGAATCCCGTGGGTAA